The proteins below come from a single Chromatiales bacterium genomic window:
- a CDS encoding PEP-CTERM sorting domain-containing protein (PEP-CTERM proteins occur, often in large numbers, in the proteomes of bacteria that also encode an exosortase, a predicted intramembrane cysteine proteinase. The presence of a PEP-CTERM domain at a protein's C-terminus predicts cleavage within the sorting domain, followed by covalent anchoring to some some component of the (usually Gram-negative) cell surface. Many PEP-CTERM proteins exhibit an unusual sequence composition that includes large numbers of potential glycosylation sites. Expression of one such protein has been shown restore the ability of a bacterium to form floc, a type of biofilm.) encodes MPVPGALWLLGAGLAGMIAVSRRRRNS; translated from the coding sequence CTGCCAGTTCCCGGGGCGTTGTGGCTGTTGGGAGCCGGGCTCGCGGGCATGATTGCCGTTTCACGCCGCCGCCGGAATTCGTAG
- a CDS encoding tetratricopeptide repeat protein has translation MLVSACATAQADQASELPDATHPQVVALAEPDIQGAEPVMQAAIGDARKRLNAALAAPVDAKRLAEAFGELAALYHNVGVYPMAETGYRNALVYAPADFRWVYYLAWIAHYDGRAETALERFDAAARIRPDYPPLGLRRAQMLLDLARIDEAEPLFRAALGVPGLEAGAEYGLGQIALLRRDNAAAAEHLARALEHDPQAGRVHYPLAQALIALGRREEAKAHLQAPRHGEPRVVDEFVDELEALGRQARTHFIDAMRAVSERRFADAVAAFDRGLGVEPANANARVSLARAAYLTGSEDRARAELAKVASEHPDHALALFLLGVLVDVDGDTAAAEAHYRAALAAEPDHAGANFALAGLAMQRGDFAAAIGYDRVAIEADPDNLPARLELISALANSGASESAIDAELALAESRRIKGPQLRYARAWLQATATEPRLRDPAAAETTATEIARTVPVPSVHELLAYARAAQGKFDSAREALGPVVQMALWKADYALAERAARWDAAFQSGTLPELKPLSASDPLLARPRLNPTIIMREYPTARAH, from the coding sequence GTGCTTGTGTCGGCCTGCGCCACGGCGCAGGCCGATCAGGCGTCCGAGCTCCCGGATGCGACGCATCCGCAGGTCGTCGCACTGGCCGAGCCTGACATCCAGGGCGCGGAGCCGGTCATGCAGGCCGCGATCGGCGATGCGCGCAAGCGCCTGAACGCCGCGCTCGCGGCGCCGGTCGATGCAAAGCGACTGGCCGAGGCCTTCGGCGAACTCGCCGCGCTGTATCACAACGTCGGCGTGTACCCGATGGCCGAGACCGGTTATCGCAACGCGCTGGTCTATGCGCCGGCTGATTTCCGCTGGGTCTACTACCTCGCGTGGATTGCCCACTACGACGGCCGTGCCGAGACGGCGCTGGAGCGCTTCGATGCCGCCGCGCGCATCCGCCCGGACTATCCGCCGCTCGGGCTGCGTCGCGCGCAGATGCTGCTCGACCTCGCACGCATCGACGAGGCCGAGCCGCTGTTCCGCGCGGCGCTCGGCGTGCCCGGGCTCGAGGCCGGCGCCGAATACGGGCTGGGCCAGATCGCGCTGCTGCGTCGCGACAACGCCGCGGCGGCCGAGCATCTCGCGCGGGCGCTGGAGCACGATCCGCAGGCCGGACGCGTGCATTACCCGCTGGCGCAGGCGCTGATCGCGCTCGGTCGGCGCGAGGAGGCCAAGGCGCATCTGCAGGCGCCGCGGCATGGCGAACCGCGCGTGGTCGATGAATTCGTCGACGAACTCGAGGCGCTCGGGCGTCAGGCCCGTACGCATTTCATTGACGCGATGCGCGCGGTCAGCGAGCGTCGTTTCGCGGATGCCGTCGCGGCATTCGACCGGGGCCTGGGCGTCGAGCCCGCGAATGCGAATGCGCGTGTGAGCCTCGCGCGCGCGGCCTACCTGACCGGCAGCGAGGATCGCGCGCGTGCCGAGCTTGCGAAGGTCGCGAGTGAACACCCAGACCACGCGTTGGCCCTGTTTCTTCTCGGCGTGCTCGTGGATGTGGATGGCGACACGGCCGCCGCCGAGGCCCACTACCGCGCGGCGCTCGCGGCCGAGCCCGACCATGCCGGTGCGAACTTCGCGCTCGCGGGGCTGGCGATGCAGCGTGGCGATTTCGCGGCCGCCATCGGCTACGATCGCGTCGCCATCGAGGCCGATCCCGACAACCTGCCGGCACGGCTCGAACTCATCAGCGCGCTCGCCAACTCGGGTGCGAGCGAGTCGGCGATCGATGCGGAGCTAGCGCTGGCCGAGTCGCGCCGCATCAAGGGCCCGCAGCTGCGTTACGCGCGCGCCTGGCTGCAGGCGACGGCGACCGAGCCGAGGCTTCGCGATCCGGCCGCCGCTGAAACCACGGCCACGGAGATTGCCCGGACCGTGCCCGTGCCGTCTGTGCACGAACTGCTCGCCTATGCGCGTGCCGCGCAGGGCAAATTCGATTCGGCCCGCGAGGCACTCGGGCCCGTCGTGCAGATGGCGCTGTGGAAGGCGGACTACGCACTCGCCGAGCGCGCGGCACGCTGGGATGCCGCGTTTCAGTCCGGCACGCTGCCGGAGTTGAAACCGTTGTCCGCCAGCGATCCGCTGCTCGCCCGCCCGCGCCTGAACCCGACCATCATCATGCGCGAATACCCGACCGCCCGCGCGCACTAG
- a CDS encoding CRTAC1 family protein, with the protein MAERNDANIGRAFRASAIVVLLALGAVAAVWWFIQRPEPAAPIVEAVVEAPVMARSTTEPPPVVFTDVTAAAGIDFVHVNGAHGDKLLPETIGSGVAFFDYDGDGDEDLLFVNSTEWPEHARAPAPSAKLYRNDGHGRFDDVTAVAGLDFPLYGMGAVAADYDGDGDADLYLTALGTNRLLRNDAGRFTDVTEVAGVGGLPEDWSTAAVFFDYDGDGDLDLFAANYIHWSRQIDFEIDFQVAGIGRAYGAPNHFTGATSRLYRNDGDGRFTDVTLAAGIEQNDPVTGRPEGKALGVAVVDADADGRLDLVVANDTTRNFYFHNLGDGRFEETGALEGVAYDRDGDATGAMGIDAANYRNDAELGIAIGNFANEPSSLLVTAGGRAPFADESVIEGLGPATRLALTFGLFFFDYDLDGRLDLFQANGHLDDQINRVQPSQHYAQPPQLFWNCGGECPRRFVHATGAGDLGEPLVARGAAFADIDGDGDLDLAIAQNGRAAKLYRNDQTLGKHWLRVRLRGRAPNTDAIGAEVRLVAGGVTQTRRVVPARSFLSQVEATVTFGLGALTTVDRLEVRWPDGSRQLVPVEGVDRTVDIAPPA; encoded by the coding sequence ATGGCTGAGCGCAATGACGCGAACATCGGCCGGGCGTTTCGTGCGTCGGCGATCGTCGTGCTGCTCGCGCTCGGGGCGGTCGCTGCGGTGTGGTGGTTCATCCAGCGACCGGAACCCGCGGCCCCGATCGTCGAGGCCGTGGTCGAGGCGCCGGTCATGGCCCGGAGCACGACTGAACCACCGCCCGTGGTATTCACGGACGTCACGGCAGCGGCCGGCATCGACTTCGTGCATGTCAACGGCGCACACGGCGACAAACTGCTGCCCGAAACCATCGGTTCCGGCGTGGCGTTCTTCGACTACGACGGTGACGGCGACGAGGATCTGCTGTTCGTCAACTCGACCGAGTGGCCGGAGCATGCGCGCGCGCCGGCACCGTCCGCGAAGCTCTATCGCAATGACGGGCATGGCCGGTTCGACGATGTGACGGCGGTCGCCGGTCTCGATTTCCCGCTCTATGGCATGGGCGCGGTCGCCGCGGATTACGACGGCGACGGCGACGCCGATCTGTATCTCACCGCGCTCGGCACGAATCGCCTGCTGCGCAACGACGCCGGCCGCTTCACCGACGTGACCGAGGTCGCCGGCGTCGGCGGCCTGCCGGAGGACTGGAGCACGGCCGCGGTGTTCTTCGACTACGACGGCGATGGCGATCTGGACCTGTTCGCGGCGAACTACATCCACTGGTCGCGGCAGATCGACTTCGAGATCGACTTCCAGGTCGCCGGCATCGGCCGGGCGTATGGCGCGCCGAATCACTTCACCGGCGCGACCAGCCGCCTGTACCGCAATGACGGCGACGGGCGGTTCACGGATGTCACCCTGGCCGCCGGCATCGAGCAGAACGATCCGGTGACGGGTCGCCCCGAGGGCAAGGCGCTGGGGGTGGCGGTGGTGGACGCCGACGCGGACGGTCGGCTCGATCTCGTCGTCGCCAACGACACCACGCGCAATTTCTATTTTCACAACCTCGGCGATGGTCGTTTCGAGGAGACCGGCGCACTGGAAGGCGTCGCCTACGATCGCGACGGCGACGCGACCGGTGCAATGGGCATCGATGCCGCGAACTACCGCAACGACGCCGAACTCGGCATCGCGATCGGCAACTTCGCGAACGAGCCGAGTTCGCTGCTGGTGACCGCCGGTGGCCGCGCGCCGTTCGCCGACGAGTCCGTGATCGAGGGGCTCGGTCCCGCGACGCGGCTTGCACTGACCTTCGGACTGTTCTTCTTCGACTACGATCTCGACGGGCGGCTGGACCTGTTTCAGGCCAACGGGCACCTCGACGATCAGATCAACCGCGTGCAGCCGAGCCAGCACTACGCACAGCCGCCGCAGCTGTTCTGGAACTGCGGCGGCGAGTGCCCGCGGCGGTTCGTGCATGCGACCGGGGCCGGCGATCTCGGCGAGCCGCTGGTCGCGCGCGGAGCGGCGTTCGCGGACATCGACGGTGACGGCGATCTGGACCTCGCGATCGCCCAGAACGGCCGCGCGGCGAAGCTCTACCGCAACGATCAGACGCTCGGCAAACACTGGCTGCGCGTGCGCCTGCGCGGCCGGGCGCCCAACACCGATGCGATCGGCGCCGAAGTGCGCCTCGTGGCCGGCGGCGTGACGCAGACCCGCCGCGTGGTTCCGGCGCGCAGTTTTCTATCGCAGGTCGAGGCCACTGTGACCTTCGGTCTTGGCGCGCTCACCACGGTCGACCGTCTCGAAGTGCGCTGGCCGGATGGCAGCCGGCAGCTCGTGCCGGTCGAGGGCGTGGACCGCACCGTCGACATTGCGCCGCCCGCGTGA